The genomic window CCTCCGGGGAAATCAAGGCCATAAAGTAGTTTTCCCCGTCCTGCTGGTCGGTCAAAAGGGAGAAAGCAATATCCTTCGGGCTGACGGCATAGTACAGAACAAAATCGCCGCCCGCTTCCCTGGCGTTGTCCCCCCAGCTTATTTTGGCCGATTTTTCGCCGCTCCGTTCGATTTTGACTTCGTGGGAAGGGGAGTAGATGTTTTTCAAAGCAACGCCGGAGTTCAATTGCATATCCAAACTGACATTATTGACGCCGGTTTGCACCATTTCCTCCCGGCCGAAGTTGTACTTGTATTCAAAAAGTCCGGCAAACGGTTTCAAAACCTGGCTGTAGGAAAGCTTGATTTTGGCCTCCCCGTTGGCCGGAATCGGAAAGATGCGCGCCCGGAAAAGCCCGCAGCCGGCGAACTCCAAAAGCGCCGGGTCGTTCATCTGCCGGATGATTCCCTCATAAATCCGCCGGGCCTCGTTCGCCTCCAAAACCTCTCCCGGCACTTCCTCGCCGTTCACATACAGGTAAAATTTGGAAATGGAGGCTCCTTCTGGTATGGGAAAGAGATAGGTTCCTTCCAGCATCCGCGGAAAACTGTTTTGATACACCTGCTCCACGGTGGTGGTTGCCAATTGCCCAGTGATTTTCACCTTCACGTCGTAATCTTTGATGGAAAGGTAGTGCGGGAAGGGCAGGGGCGTTGGTATGGGCCTTGGCGGTGGAACGATTACGATTCGGGCTTGGGACTGGACGAAGGCGGCTATTAAAAACGCGGCGGTCAGGAAGAGCTTTTTCATAGTTTCTCCTTTCTCTACTCCAAATACTCGAAGGAGAAACTTTTATTCCCGGCTATTTTTTCAGCTTTTTCAACTCGGCCTGAATAGCCACCAACCACCGACGGTTGGTCTTGGAGAGGTCGGTTTTCAGAAAGTCATCTAAACGCCCGTTTGCCTTTTCCCAATCCTTCTGGTTGAGCGAAAAGCGGTAAAGCTGCACGTAGTGTTGAGCCAGAAAAATATAGAGCGACTCTCTCTCCGTTCTGGAAAGTTCACCTTTTAGCTCTTTTTCCTTCTCGGCAATTATCTGTCGAATGTCGGAAACCAGTTGGGCCGTATCGACGGCTGGCATGGTCATAAAGGGTTTTGCCGTTGAGGGGGCTTTAGGAACTGCCTTTTCTTGTGAAGTGGCAACTTCCTTTTGGATTTTTGCTTTTCTGGCAACAGTATCTAAAAGGGAATCTTCTTGTTCGGGCTGCCCGCCGCCTCTTATACCCTCATTAGGCTTCCAGCTCCCTACCCCCACTTGCACTTTAAGCAAGTCTGTTACATTCCGAATTGGTAACTTTGAAATGTCATTTGTCAATGTATCAGCTTCCTTTTGGGTTTCCTCTTTTTTCCCCGTCGTGTTCGCAAGCGAATCGTCCGAAATTGATTTTCTGCCTCCTCTGATGTGTGTCTGACCCTCGCTTTGTGACACACCCGCCTGAACTTTCAAGAGGCCCTCGGTGTTCCGAATCGGGAGTTTTTCGATTTCCTCCGCCGCAACTTTCACCTGCGAAGTGGCAACCTCTTTCCGAATTTCTGCTTTCTTTCCGGCCGTTACTACAACCGTATCCCCTTTAACGGCTTCATCCCTCTCTGCAAACGCAGCTAAAGTCGGCTCTTCCTTCGATTTCTGTTCTTCTGGGGCGGCTAACACTCTTCCGAGCGGAGCCGATGCCGCCGGCGCGTTCGCCATCGGTTTTAGGGTAAGCGTGTCAATGGCCATTTTAGGCGCAGACAGATACGGCCCCTTTTTATCAACAAGCCCGGTCTTCTTGCCTTGCTCTATGGCCCGGAACTCTGATTCATCTTTTGCCGGTAGTTGAACCGAATCGACTTTTCCTTCAACAACCGGCTTTTCGGACTCAAAAACCGGAGGCCGGAACGTCTGTTTCTTCCATTGGTCCAAACTGATAAAGGTCAAAAGAAGGATAACCGCCACGCTGCCGGCTATTGCCAGCTTGCGGGTGGTGGGTTGAAAAAAGCTCTTGAGTGTCTCCAGCCAGCCCGGCCAAGTTTTCTGTTTTTCACGGATGGTCAGTTTGTTCTGCACCCGATTGGCAAAATTCTCCCAATACGCCTCGGAAAGCTGGGGCACCGGAATTTTCTTGGCGGCCTGTTCCACCCGGGCAAATTCCTCCAACTTGGCCGTGCAGGCCTCGCAGGTTTTCAAATGCTCTTCCAACTTGGCCCGCTTGTCCTCGGCCAGTGCCCCGTCCAGATAGGCGGAAAGCCATTCAAAATTACACTTCATCGGCCGCCTCCTTTTTGGTCAGGGCCTGCGCCAGCTTTTGCCTTGCCCGCGAAAGACGGGAAAGAACCGTCCCCAAGGGGATTTCCAGTGTTTTGGCAATCTCCTCGCAGCTTTGGTTTTCGTAAAACTTCAAAACCACCACCGCCTTGTATTCCGGTGAAAGCCGGTCGATTTCCGCTTCCAGCTTGCTTAAGGTCTTTTCCTCCGCCGTGGAAATGGATTCCGGGAAAATCCCCTGATTTTCCAGCATCTGTTCCCAGTTTTCCGTGCGGCTTTCGTACAAAGTCAGCTTTTGCCGGCGGTGGTAATTAATCGAAAGGTTCATACAAATCCGGTAGATATAGGTGTAAAACGGATAATTCTCCTTAAATCGTCCGAGCGCCTGGTAGGTGCGGATAAAGGTTTCTTGGGCCAAGTCATCGGCGGCATCCTTGTCCTTGGTCATTCGATACGCCAGATAGAAAATTCTTTTTTGGTAGCGAACCACCAACTGCCGAAAGGCATTCTCATTTCCGGCTTTGGCCTTGACAACCAGTTCGCTGTCCGCAGCGTTCTCCATCGGCATATATAATACCATCGGAAGATAGTTTTATTCCAGGTTTCAGCAAATAGGGTGCATTCACAAGCCCCAATCCGGCAACGACTTATGTTTTAAGCGGCACAATTTGACCACACGCATTGACATCTTTTTTCAGATTATCGATAATGTTTGGGTATGCGTTTCCCATTGAACTTCTTCAAGGAGAAAAAATAATGAAAAGACCATCCACTCGAATTTGGAAGTTGACAGCTGCCTCCCTCATACTTGCCAGTTCGCTCGTATGGGCACACGGCGACCCGGTTTCCACCATCAATGAAGACGACATCATCCGCCATATCAGGGTCCTGGCTTCTGATTCTCTCGAAGGCCGCCGCTCCGGCGAGCCGGGCTGTGCCAAAGCCGCCAACTACATCGAGTCCGAATTCAAACGGATCGGTCTTTTGCCCGGCGGAGTCAGCGGCACCTATCGCCAATCCTTTGATGTGGTTGCCGCCTCCGAACTCGGGGAGAAGAACTATTTGAAAATCGACGGTCAAGATTTACCCATCCGCGAGAAATGGATGCCCTTGTCCTATACCCAGACCGGCGAGGCCAAAGGAAAGCTTGTTTTTGCTGGATTCGGGATAACGGCATCCGACTTCGGGTACGACGACTACACTGGGTTGGATGTAAAAGGGAAAATCGTTTTGGTTATGAAATACGGGCCGGAAGGGGAAGATCCACAAAACCGCTACAACCGCTATTTCGCGCTCCGCTACAAAGCGATGAATGCCCGCGAGCACGGCGCTTTGGGCGTGCTCGTGGTCGCCACAGAGGACACCTTCAAATACGATGCCGTCTCCCGGCTGCGCCACGACTGGGCGCCGGGGGATGCCGGCATTTTGGTAGCAGGGATTGATTTGGCGGCCGCCAATTCCATCGTCGAAAAGGGAGGGAAGGGAGCTCTGGACAAAATCGCCATCGGCATTGCCCACAGTTCCAAACCGAATTCGTTTGAGCTGCCAATCGAAGTGGAATTTGCCACGGCCGTCAAAAAACGGCTGACCAAAACGGACAACGTCATCGGCATGCTTCCCGGCAACGACCCCAAGGTGGGGAGCGAGGTGGTGGTAATCGGCGCGCACTACGACCATTTAGGCAAAGGGGGGCCGGAGAGCTTGTCCCCCAAGGAGGAAGGGGAAGTCCATCACGGTGCCGATGACAACGCCTCCGGAACGGCCGGGCTTCTGGAACTGGCGGAGGCGTTTGCCGCTCAAAAGAACTTCTTGAAACGCACCGTTTGTTTCACCGCCTTCTCCGGCGAGGAAGAAGGGACCTTGGGCTCCAGCTATTTCACCAAAAACCCGACCTTTCCGTTTGAAAAAATCACGGCGATGGTCAATATGGATATGATTGGCAGGATGAAAGATTCTACAATCATTGTTCAAGGCGCCGGCACCTCCCCGATCTGGAAGGAATTGGTTGGCGAGGTGAACAAAGAGATTGGTTTGAAAGTCAAATTCACCGACGACGGCTACGGCCCTTCCGATCATTCCCCCTTTTACGCCAAGGAAAAACCGGTTTTGTTTTTCTTCTCCGGCACGCACACCGATTACCACAAACCGTCGGACACCTGGGATAAAATCAATACGGTCGGAGAGAAGCAGATTTTGCAGTTGGCCTACCGCACCGTTGACAAAATTCAGGGCTTGGACGCGGCACCAACGTACGTTCGCACCAAAGGGGACAGCACCCGCATGGGCGGGGGAAGCGGGGAACTGCGGGCCTATTTGGGTACCATCCCGGATTATTCGGAAGAACTGGTCGGCGTCAAGCTCTCCGGTGTGCGGGAGGGTTCGCCGGCGGAAAAGGCCGGCATCAAAGGGGGTGATGTCATCGTCCGCTTCGGCGCCAAGGAAATCCGCAATATCTACGACTATACCTATGCCTTGGGAGCCCACAAACCAGGGGAAACCGTCGCCATCGGTCTTATGCGGGACGGCAAACCGCTCACCGTTTCAGTTCTTCTCGAGCGGCGAAGATAACTCCCTATTGTTCAAATAAAAAAACCGGAGCGCATTTCTGCGCCCCGCTAAAATCCCAGTGAAATTCGATTACTGCTTTTTCTGCTCTGGCTTCGGCTCCGGGTAGCGGGTGGTGGCGAAAACGTCCACTCGCAGTTCCACTTTGTCACTGACTTTCATTAACACGAACTGAGGGCGCTCCACCTTGAAATCGGACAAAAGAATCGTCGTGCCGACGTCGATGTGCAGCAAATCACCCGGCAGCCGGGCTTGGGTCGCCTCGCTTTCCTTTAGGTAAGTAACAGTGCCGGAAACGGTAACCGGCTTGGTAACGCCGTGGATGGTCAGTTCCCCCTGGGCCTCGATTTCCGCCGGCTGGCCGTCCGCCAGCTGCTTCGGGCTGGCTTTGGTCACCTTTACGATTTTGAAGGTCGCCTTCGGGAAGCTGTCCGTATGCAGATACCCTTCGCGCATATGCTGGTCCCGCATGTCGATACCGGTCTTCACCGTGGTCAAATCCACTTCGAACTGCCCGGAGGCGGAGCCGGCGTCCGCCAAATCGACTTCCACTGTACCGTCAATCTGGCCGGTTTTTCCCTCGATGGTTTCGAGGGGCGCTTTGGAGATAAATTTGATGACGTTCCGCCCGTCCCGCCCGGAAAGCAAAAACTTCACCGGCGCGGCAGCGGTC from Verrucomicrobiia bacterium includes these protein-coding regions:
- a CDS encoding sigma-70 family RNA polymerase sigma factor; translation: MPMENAADSELVVKAKAGNENAFRQLVVRYQKRIFYLAYRMTKDKDAADDLAQETFIRTYQALGRFKENYPFYTYIYRICMNLSINYHRRQKLTLYESRTENWEQMLENQGIFPESISTAEEKTLSKLEAEIDRLSPEYKAVVVLKFYENQSCEEIAKTLEIPLGTVLSRLSRARQKLAQALTKKEAADEV
- a CDS encoding M20/M25/M40 family metallo-hydrolase → MKRPSTRIWKLTAASLILASSLVWAHGDPVSTINEDDIIRHIRVLASDSLEGRRSGEPGCAKAANYIESEFKRIGLLPGGVSGTYRQSFDVVAASELGEKNYLKIDGQDLPIREKWMPLSYTQTGEAKGKLVFAGFGITASDFGYDDYTGLDVKGKIVLVMKYGPEGEDPQNRYNRYFALRYKAMNAREHGALGVLVVATEDTFKYDAVSRLRHDWAPGDAGILVAGIDLAAANSIVEKGGKGALDKIAIGIAHSSKPNSFELPIEVEFATAVKKRLTKTDNVIGMLPGNDPKVGSEVVVIGAHYDHLGKGGPESLSPKEEGEVHHGADDNASGTAGLLELAEAFAAQKNFLKRTVCFTAFSGEEEGTLGSSYFTKNPTFPFEKITAMVNMDMIGRMKDSTIIVQGAGTSPIWKELVGEVNKEIGLKVKFTDDGYGPSDHSPFYAKEKPVLFFFSGTHTDYHKPSDTWDKINTVGEKQILQLAYRTVDKIQGLDAAPTYVRTKGDSTRMGGGSGELRAYLGTIPDYSEELVGVKLSGVREGSPAEKAGIKGGDVIVRFGAKEIRNIYDYTYALGAHKPGETVAIGLMRDGKPLTVSVLLERRR
- a CDS encoding YceI family protein, encoding MRRVASILIAVLFLFQLTAAAPVKFLLSGRDGRNVIKFISKAPLETIEGKTGQIDGTVEVDLADAGSASGQFEVDLTTVKTGIDMRDQHMREGYLHTDSFPKATFKIVKVTKASPKQLADGQPAEIEAQGELTIHGVTKPVTVSGTVTYLKESEATQARLPGDLLHIDVGTTILLSDFKVERPQFVLMKVSDKVELRVDVFATTRYPEPKPEQKKQ